From a single Streptomyces liliifuscus genomic region:
- a CDS encoding non-ribosomal peptide synthetase has translation MPLEDLYPLSALQQGLLFETLADSEGARYVQQIRWRAEGPLDVRRYRSAWQRVVDRHAVLRTFVASGEGGEPLQAVLASAALPVTEQDWRGMPEAERDEQLELYCRTDRARGIVPETAPLCRLSLIRLGESTWESVWTFHHLLLDGWSIGRLINELGPLYLDPGAELPEPPPYRDYIAWLADQDTGAAHAHWRSYLDGFDAPVPLSLPTGDPGTQEPVAECTHVLEQRTEERLRKTARRIRVTPGVLVQAAWAVVLSRYTDRDDIVFGTTVSGRPPSLPRVEEMVGLFINTVPVRARTRPGMTAAELVRKLQSGQLDREPYEHTSLYDIGKETELPPGTALFDTLCIYENYPVSAPFPDERIIPDVDLVQGRNTEITNYALTISVVPQDRLRIFASFDPRRFDPAAVQRLLGHYAKVLDQIAEDPERPLGRITLADPAERALLRRWTTGPTLDVPSRTVHDLVEQTAVAHPDRVAVVDDATGRELTYRQLTRRADLVAGALVDHGVKAGDLVGVCLPRGPELVTALLGVLRAGAAYLPLRPELPRARLEFMIEDARPTAVVGCSGADAPTGIDIDLVALGLIGDAVADPVDTAVRTRLPRAGADSLAYCLYTSGSTGHPKGVLIEHRGLVNRLAGMQESHRLRAEDSVLHKTPLDFDVSAWELFWPLITGARLVLAAPHAHQDPVQLARTIERRNITVTHFVPSLLAEFVRVADAGQLRSLRLVVCSGEVLPSPVARRLTELCEAELYNLYGPTEASIDVCAHRVRRPVTDALLPIGRPVHNTELHVLDHRMEPVPIGATGELCIGGVQLARGYLRRPELTGQRFPVHPYEPGQRLYRTGDLARWRADGVLDFLGRADHQVKLNGMRVEPGEIEHTLMELDGIAHALVSVSEGRLHVHLVADGERPDVAALRAALARTLPDHMIPSAWHWLDSLPTLPNGKADRSRILASAGTAAQRSTRYTAPRGGTEELVARVWREILGIERVGAHDDFRELGGGSLDLVKIAFRLREELGRPVELRELVRHSTVAALAATLDGRVPDDDTSWSAQDERLDLPERLPARATTRSGDVLLTGATGFLGAFLLTELLARAPGRIHCLVRAGSEDDARKRLEENLRRYGLSVPTDRLHPVPGDLGRPRLDLTAEDFERLGARLGLIVHAGARVDMLASYDQLAPVNIGGTRELLRLATAGRLTPLHYVSTGDPKDELVRSHVGYGLTKWRAERLVDAAREAGVPAGIIRLPRLTGDTRRGMWNHRDLAVRLLQLVLETGAAPPLGIEEWVPVDEAARLIASTALAEEEGGLFTVTAQQPVFLDGLIELIRSEGRTVAAVSGEEWETTLAERFPLEHELLRALAEESPAEHSPQSIADWGVLPQDAFTALPARGVDEALLRRYATQLSSQTTPWE, from the coding sequence ATGCCTCTCGAGGACCTCTATCCACTGTCTGCTCTCCAGCAGGGTCTGCTCTTCGAGACCCTGGCCGACTCCGAGGGAGCACGGTATGTGCAGCAGATCCGCTGGCGCGCCGAAGGACCGCTGGACGTCCGGCGGTACCGCTCGGCCTGGCAGCGCGTCGTGGACCGCCATGCCGTACTGCGGACCTTCGTGGCGAGCGGCGAAGGCGGAGAGCCGCTTCAGGCCGTGCTGGCCTCGGCCGCGCTGCCGGTCACCGAACAGGACTGGCGCGGGATGCCCGAGGCCGAACGGGACGAGCAGCTGGAGCTGTACTGCCGTACGGACCGCGCCCGCGGCATCGTGCCGGAGACGGCTCCGCTGTGCCGGCTGTCACTGATCCGGCTGGGCGAGAGCACCTGGGAGTCCGTATGGACCTTCCATCATCTGCTGCTCGACGGCTGGAGCATCGGCCGGCTGATCAACGAACTCGGTCCGCTCTACCTCGATCCCGGCGCGGAACTGCCCGAACCGCCACCGTATCGGGACTACATCGCATGGCTGGCGGACCAGGACACCGGTGCCGCCCACGCGCACTGGAGGTCCTATCTGGACGGGTTCGACGCACCCGTGCCCCTGAGTCTTCCGACCGGTGATCCCGGGACACAGGAGCCGGTCGCCGAGTGCACCCACGTCCTCGAACAGAGGACCGAAGAGCGGCTACGCAAGACCGCGCGACGGATCCGGGTGACCCCCGGCGTCCTCGTGCAGGCCGCCTGGGCGGTGGTGCTGAGCCGGTACACCGACCGTGACGACATCGTCTTCGGCACCACCGTCTCCGGCCGCCCTCCGTCACTGCCCCGGGTCGAGGAGATGGTCGGCCTCTTCATCAACACCGTCCCTGTGCGGGCCAGGACGCGCCCGGGCATGACCGCCGCGGAACTCGTCCGCAAGCTACAGAGCGGTCAACTGGACCGTGAACCGTATGAACACACATCGCTGTACGACATAGGGAAGGAGACTGAACTCCCCCCGGGCACAGCCCTCTTCGACACCCTGTGCATCTACGAGAACTATCCCGTCTCGGCGCCCTTCCCGGACGAGCGCATCATTCCGGACGTCGACCTCGTCCAGGGCCGGAACACCGAGATCACCAACTACGCGCTCACAATCTCCGTCGTCCCCCAGGACCGACTGCGGATCTTCGCCTCCTTCGACCCGAGGCGGTTCGACCCGGCAGCCGTCCAGCGGCTCCTCGGCCACTACGCCAAGGTCCTCGATCAGATCGCGGAGGACCCGGAACGACCGCTCGGCCGGATCACGCTCGCGGATCCCGCGGAGCGTGCCCTGCTGCGCCGCTGGACGACCGGGCCCACGTTGGACGTCCCGTCGCGGACCGTGCACGACCTGGTGGAGCAGACGGCGGTGGCACATCCGGACCGGGTCGCGGTTGTCGACGACGCCACCGGAAGGGAACTGACATACCGTCAACTGACTCGGCGAGCCGACCTCGTGGCAGGGGCACTGGTGGACCACGGCGTGAAAGCCGGCGATCTGGTGGGGGTGTGTCTGCCCCGCGGTCCGGAACTCGTCACAGCGTTGCTGGGCGTGCTGCGGGCGGGAGCCGCCTACCTGCCGCTCCGACCGGAACTGCCGCGGGCGCGGCTGGAGTTCATGATCGAGGACGCCAGGCCCACGGCCGTCGTCGGGTGCTCCGGAGCTGATGCCCCGACGGGCATCGACATCGACCTCGTCGCTCTGGGACTCATCGGGGATGCCGTTGCCGATCCGGTCGACACTGCCGTCCGTACGAGACTGCCCCGGGCCGGCGCGGACTCCCTCGCGTACTGCCTCTACACCTCGGGTTCCACCGGGCATCCCAAAGGCGTCCTGATCGAACACCGCGGACTGGTCAACCGGCTCGCGGGCATGCAGGAATCGCACCGGCTCCGAGCCGAGGACAGCGTCCTGCACAAGACACCGCTCGACTTCGACGTCTCCGCCTGGGAGCTGTTCTGGCCGCTGATCACCGGGGCGCGGCTCGTCCTGGCGGCGCCGCACGCCCACCAGGACCCCGTCCAGCTCGCCAGGACCATCGAACGGCGGAACATCACCGTCACCCATTTCGTGCCGTCCCTGCTCGCCGAGTTCGTGCGGGTCGCCGATGCCGGACAACTGCGTTCGCTGCGCCTGGTCGTGTGCAGCGGGGAGGTCCTGCCCTCCCCGGTGGCGCGGCGACTGACCGAGCTCTGCGAGGCGGAGCTGTACAACCTCTACGGCCCCACAGAGGCGTCCATCGACGTCTGTGCTCATCGAGTCCGCCGGCCGGTCACCGACGCGTTGCTGCCCATCGGCCGACCGGTGCACAACACCGAACTCCACGTTCTCGACCACCGGATGGAACCGGTGCCCATCGGTGCGACCGGCGAGCTCTGCATCGGCGGGGTGCAGCTCGCCCGCGGCTACCTCCGCAGGCCCGAACTGACCGGGCAGCGGTTCCCCGTCCACCCGTACGAACCCGGGCAGCGGCTCTACCGGACGGGCGACCTCGCTCGTTGGCGGGCCGACGGCGTCCTCGACTTCCTCGGCCGCGCCGATCACCAGGTCAAGCTGAACGGCATGCGTGTGGAGCCCGGCGAGATCGAGCACACGCTGATGGAACTGGACGGGATCGCCCACGCCCTTGTGTCCGTAAGCGAAGGGCGTCTGCACGTCCACCTGGTGGCGGACGGCGAGCGGCCGGACGTCGCCGCGCTGCGGGCGGCGCTCGCCCGGACCCTGCCGGACCACATGATCCCCTCGGCCTGGCACTGGCTGGACAGCCTGCCCACGCTGCCCAACGGCAAGGCAGACCGGTCCCGGATCCTGGCCTCGGCCGGCACGGCGGCACAGCGGTCGACCCGGTACACCGCGCCCCGCGGCGGGACCGAGGAACTCGTCGCCCGGGTTTGGCGGGAGATCCTCGGCATCGAGCGGGTCGGCGCGCACGACGACTTCCGGGAACTCGGCGGTGGCTCCCTGGATCTGGTGAAGATCGCTTTCCGGCTCAGGGAGGAACTCGGTCGTCCGGTGGAACTGCGCGAGTTGGTGCGGCACTCCACCGTCGCCGCGCTCGCGGCGACGCTCGACGGCCGGGTCCCGGACGACGACACGTCCTGGTCGGCACAGGACGAACGTCTGGATCTGCCGGAGCGGTTGCCGGCCCGTGCCACCACCCGAAGCGGTGACGTCCTCCTCACGGGCGCCACGGGCTTTCTCGGCGCCTTCCTCCTGACCGAACTGCTGGCGCGTGCCCCGGGCAGGATCCACTGTCTCGTCCGAGCCGGGTCCGAGGACGATGCCCGCAAACGCCTGGAGGAGAACCTGCGCCGTTATGGGCTGTCCGTTCCGACCGACCGGCTGCACCCGGTCCCGGGAGACCTCGGCCGTCCCCGTCTGGACCTGACCGCCGAGGACTTCGAGCGGCTCGGTGCCCGGCTCGGCCTGATCGTGCATGCCGGGGCACGGGTCGACATGCTTGCCTCGTACGACCAACTGGCACCGGTGAACATCGGTGGCACCCGTGAGCTGCTCCGGCTCGCCACGGCAGGACGGCTCACTCCGCTGCACTACGTCTCCACCGGAGACCCGAAGGACGAGTTGGTCCGCTCGCACGTCGGTTACGGACTCACCAAGTGGCGGGCGGAGCGGCTGGTCGACGCGGCCAGGGAGGCCGGGGTTCCGGCAGGAATCATCCGGCTGCCGCGCCTGACCGGGGACACCCGCCGGGGTATGTGGAACCACCGCGACCTCGCGGTCCGGCTGCTCCAGCTCGTCCTGGAGACGGGAGCCGCCCCGCCCCTCGGCATCGAGGAGTGGGTGCCGGTCGACGAGGCGGCGCGCCTGATCGCATCGACAGCCCTGGCCGAGGAGGAGGGCGGGCTGTTCACCGTGACCGCCCAACAACCGGTCTTCCTGGACGGGTTGATCGAGCTCATCCGGTCCGAGGGCCGCACCGTGGCGGCGGTTTCCGGCGAGGAGTGGGAGACCACCCTCGCCGAACGGTTCCCTCTGGAGCACGAGTTGTTGCGCGCCCTGGCCGAGGAGAGCCCCGCCGAACACTCCCCACAGTCCATCGCGGACTGGGGCGTCCTGCCCCAGGACGCCTTCACCGCACTGCCCGCCCGCGGGGTCGACGAGGCCCTCCTGCGGCGGTACGCCACCCAACTGTCGTCGCAGACAACGCCCTGGGAGTGA
- a CDS encoding alpha/beta hydrolase, with protein MKCSRIRTIATLAVATLLGAGALTGPAVAAPTARADRAAAPVPVLSWIPCHERFECAQAKVPVDHEEPRGDTLTVGLIRMPARDRAHRAGTLFVSTGVVSGVSFVRSAGPTLFSSLNQRFDIVGIDQRGTGTSRPAMRCSTYEQDREIEKPLVADHSGARDQFVRQAKALNDLCVQRSEALLPRLGTTEAARDLDLLRRAVGDSRLTFLGLSYGTLLGQYYAAMFPGRVRAMALDGVQPADRSVRDPLRLDREMFAAAEAGLETFFSWCRRSTASCGFGAGDPEAAFDALVRQLDGNLVEHPGRHDLVTGGVLMGEAYQALAEPASWPAFADRLRDLSMQQLPTRDLPTGENDVLAGYLGNTCLDQETPPDLSVHDRHVRAAVRVAPRIGRFGGYAQVKCGLWPVDTAHHRGSWQHRGPTPLLVVSNTHDPYVPRAWAHKIADDTGNARLLGVRGHGHMALGRSDCVDKAVFDYLTRTRLPAPGASCSIPLPG; from the coding sequence GTGAAGTGCAGCCGTATCAGAACCATTGCCACGCTCGCTGTCGCGACCCTGCTCGGCGCCGGAGCCCTGACCGGTCCCGCGGTCGCTGCCCCGACCGCTCGGGCCGACCGGGCGGCCGCGCCGGTGCCCGTCCTGAGCTGGATACCGTGTCACGAGCGCTTCGAGTGCGCTCAGGCCAAGGTGCCCGTCGACCACGAAGAGCCCCGCGGCGACACCCTGACCGTCGGTTTGATCCGAATGCCCGCGCGGGACCGCGCGCACCGGGCCGGCACACTCTTCGTCAGCACGGGCGTGGTCAGCGGTGTTTCCTTCGTCCGGTCTGCGGGGCCGACCCTGTTCAGCAGCCTCAACCAGCGGTTCGACATCGTCGGCATCGACCAACGCGGTACTGGAACGAGCCGACCGGCCATGCGCTGCTCAACCTATGAGCAGGACAGGGAGATCGAGAAGCCTCTGGTCGCCGACCACTCCGGCGCGCGTGACCAGTTCGTGCGACAGGCGAAGGCGCTCAACGACCTGTGTGTCCAACGGAGCGAGGCGCTGTTGCCACGGCTCGGGACGACCGAGGCGGCGCGCGACCTCGACCTGTTGCGTCGGGCCGTGGGCGACAGTCGGCTGACCTTTCTGGGCCTGTCGTACGGCACGCTGCTCGGTCAGTACTACGCGGCCATGTTCCCCGGCCGGGTGCGCGCGATGGCTCTGGACGGTGTGCAGCCCGCCGACCGCTCCGTCCGGGATCCGCTGCGGCTGGACCGGGAGATGTTCGCCGCGGCCGAGGCGGGCCTGGAAACGTTCTTCTCCTGGTGCCGACGTTCCACCGCGTCCTGCGGATTCGGAGCGGGTGACCCCGAGGCCGCATTCGACGCGCTGGTTCGGCAGTTGGACGGCAACCTTGTTGAGCACCCCGGTCGGCACGACCTGGTGACCGGAGGGGTGCTCATGGGAGAGGCGTACCAGGCGCTCGCCGAGCCGGCCTCATGGCCCGCGTTCGCCGACCGGCTCAGGGATCTGAGCATGCAGCAGCTCCCCACACGGGACCTGCCGACCGGGGAGAACGACGTGCTTGCGGGTTATCTGGGCAACACCTGTCTGGACCAGGAGACGCCGCCGGATCTCTCGGTGCACGACCGGCACGTCCGGGCCGCGGTCCGTGTGGCCCCGCGGATCGGCCGCTTCGGCGGCTACGCACAGGTCAAGTGCGGCCTGTGGCCGGTGGACACCGCGCACCACCGAGGCTCCTGGCAGCACCGGGGCCCGACGCCCCTGCTCGTGGTGAGCAACACCCACGACCCGTACGTGCCGCGCGCCTGGGCGCACAAGATCGCCGACGACACGGGCAACGCCCGGCTCCTCGGTGTACGGGGACACGGGCACATGGCCCTCGGTCGGAGCGACTGCGTGGACAAGGCCGTGTTCGACTACCTGACTCGCACGAGGCTGCCCGCACCGGGCGCTTCGTGCTCGATTCCGCTTCCCGGCTGA
- a CDS encoding helix-turn-helix domain-containing protein, with translation MSRLGRRATFEERLKICRMIESGESLEEVVARSGFGRSTVFGWWQVYRRSGAEALRTKRTPGPRANLGTPQLHRLRSLVVEDLTKGAPEGPVLRTRKSVRRLIEGEFGVNLSPVSVGRVLDRIGMPLVSPLTRIQEAESEGTWPTGTLSTVQAVAREGATVQYVWIESLRPFRPAHHVRYQDDRPGLLIFSIGENREVCFRAVVGSTGADAFVHLCQALAERKDRPCVVVAESSEATCSGKVTRYFAATGGQLSLLLLPARRGRQTDQANFEEAMAGGLECGSRGSSLVAFNDDRELDIVELELALRSMHRGHAGRGAPGGRRRTA, from the coding sequence ATGTCGAGACTGGGACGCAGAGCAACCTTTGAGGAGCGGCTGAAGATATGCCGCATGATCGAATCGGGAGAATCCCTGGAGGAGGTCGTCGCACGCAGCGGATTCGGCAGATCGACGGTCTTCGGTTGGTGGCAGGTCTACCGCAGGTCCGGGGCCGAAGCGCTGCGCACCAAACGCACCCCGGGACCACGCGCCAACCTGGGGACGCCGCAGCTCCACCGGCTCCGGTCATTGGTCGTCGAGGACTTGACGAAGGGTGCCCCCGAAGGACCCGTATTACGGACCCGCAAGAGCGTGCGGCGGCTCATCGAGGGGGAATTCGGCGTGAATCTGTCCCCCGTGAGCGTCGGCCGGGTACTGGACAGGATCGGAATGCCGCTGGTCAGTCCGTTGACTCGTATCCAGGAGGCGGAATCGGAGGGCACCTGGCCGACCGGGACCCTCAGCACCGTCCAAGCAGTGGCCCGCGAGGGCGCGACCGTCCAGTACGTATGGATCGAGTCGCTGCGGCCCTTTCGGCCCGCGCACCACGTCCGATACCAGGACGATCGGCCGGGCCTGCTGATCTTCTCGATCGGGGAGAACCGTGAGGTGTGCTTCCGGGCCGTCGTCGGAAGCACCGGTGCCGACGCGTTCGTCCACCTCTGCCAGGCCCTCGCCGAGCGGAAGGACCGACCTTGCGTGGTGGTCGCCGAGAGCAGTGAGGCAACTTGTTCCGGCAAGGTCACGCGCTACTTTGCCGCCACGGGTGGACAGCTCTCCCTGCTCCTCCTCCCTGCCAGGCGAGGTCGGCAGACCGACCAGGCGAACTTCGAGGAGGCCATGGCGGGCGGCCTGGAGTGTGGAAGCCGCGGCTCGTCCCTCGTCGCCTTCAATGACGACCGGGAACTGGACATCGTGGAACTTGAACTGGCCCTCCGCTCGATGCACCGCGGTCACGCCGGCCGCGGAGCACCCGGCGGCAGGAGGCGTACAGCGTAG
- a CDS encoding branched-chain amino acid aminotransferase → MPTTTDATAFRISRTSTPLSPAEREKRMTAPGFGRVLTEHMVSGRWAKGQGWHDLRLSPYGPLEMDPATAALHYGQIVFEGLKAHRLHDGSVGVFRPHAHARRFQRSARRLVMPEMDTGMFVRSLEELVRADRAWVPDQTGHSLYLRPVLYAEEAVLALRPAYEYRFLLMAFVTEGFFNDDLNPVTVWVSTRFARAARGGTGDVKIPGNYAGAFAAQVEAAEHGCHQVVWLDSIERRWVEEMGGMNLFFVHGRGAGTRLTTPPLTGTLLPGVTRDALLTLLPEHGLPVEEVPLAIDDWQELCASGEITEVFACGTAAGVTPVGTVRSAETRWDVADGNAGPVTRRVAELLAAVRHGSLPERHGWMHRVT, encoded by the coding sequence GTGCCGACAACCACCGACGCCACCGCATTCCGCATCTCCAGGACCAGCACACCGCTGAGCCCTGCGGAGAGAGAGAAGCGTATGACGGCGCCCGGCTTTGGGCGGGTACTCACCGAGCACATGGTCTCGGGGCGCTGGGCGAAGGGGCAGGGCTGGCACGACCTCCGCCTCTCTCCGTACGGGCCACTGGAGATGGACCCCGCGACGGCCGCGCTGCACTACGGACAGATCGTCTTCGAGGGGCTCAAGGCCCACCGACTGCACGACGGCTCGGTCGGCGTATTCCGGCCGCACGCCCATGCCCGGCGGTTCCAGCGGTCCGCGCGACGGCTCGTCATGCCCGAGATGGACACCGGTATGTTCGTGCGGTCGCTCGAGGAACTGGTGCGGGCCGATCGGGCCTGGGTGCCCGACCAGACCGGGCACAGCCTCTACCTACGTCCGGTCCTCTACGCCGAGGAGGCCGTCCTGGCGCTGCGCCCGGCCTATGAATACCGCTTCCTGCTCATGGCTTTCGTCACCGAGGGCTTCTTCAACGACGACCTCAACCCGGTGACGGTCTGGGTGAGCACCCGATTCGCCCGGGCCGCCCGGGGCGGAACCGGCGATGTGAAGATCCCGGGCAACTATGCCGGGGCGTTCGCCGCCCAGGTCGAGGCCGCGGAGCACGGTTGCCACCAGGTCGTGTGGCTGGATTCCATCGAACGGCGCTGGGTGGAGGAGATGGGCGGCATGAACCTGTTCTTCGTTCACGGGCGCGGCGCCGGGACCCGGCTGACCACGCCTCCGTTGACCGGCACGCTCCTGCCAGGTGTCACACGCGACGCACTGCTGACGCTGCTCCCGGAGCACGGGCTGCCGGTGGAGGAGGTACCCCTCGCGATCGACGACTGGCAGGAGTTGTGTGCCTCGGGCGAGATCACCGAGGTCTTCGCCTGCGGCACAGCGGCAGGGGTGACCCCCGTGGGAACCGTGCGTTCGGCGGAGACACGGTGGGATGTGGCCGACGGCAACGCGGGGCCGGTGACCCGGCGGGTGGCGGAACTCCTGGCAGCAGTACGGCACGGCTCGCTGCCCGAGCGGCACGGATGGATGCACCGGGTCACCTGA
- a CDS encoding alpha/beta fold hydrolase — protein sequence MPVAEINGIRMNYETSGRGEPVVLVMGTGARGRTWHLHQVPALLAAGFSTVTFDNRGVSPTSAGGPDWTIDDMVRDTVALMTHLNLAPCRMVGFSLGSYVVQELALAYPEHVRQIALIAARGRSDGFHRAITRAEINLVERGVEIGEEFYGAVDTMRLVSPRTFRDERQIAMWLESFQMARAGDPSAVLPQLRTEIMPNRLAAYHGMDVPCLVIGFEDDIVSPAHLGREVADSIRGARYVEIERCGHLGYLESPDEVNKHLVEFFRG from the coding sequence ATGCCTGTCGCCGAGATCAACGGCATCCGTATGAACTACGAGACGTCCGGTCGGGGAGAACCGGTGGTTCTGGTGATGGGAACGGGTGCGAGAGGGCGCACCTGGCATCTGCACCAGGTTCCCGCCCTCCTGGCGGCGGGCTTCTCCACCGTCACCTTCGACAACCGTGGGGTGTCCCCCACGTCGGCCGGCGGTCCTGACTGGACCATCGACGACATGGTCCGGGACACCGTGGCCCTCATGACACACCTGAACCTCGCTCCTTGCCGCATGGTCGGTTTCTCTCTCGGCTCGTACGTGGTGCAGGAGTTGGCGCTGGCGTATCCGGAGCACGTCCGACAGATCGCCCTCATCGCCGCTCGCGGACGGAGCGACGGATTCCATCGGGCGATCACCCGGGCGGAGATCAACCTCGTCGAGCGGGGTGTGGAGATCGGCGAAGAGTTCTACGGTGCCGTGGATACGATGCGGCTGGTCTCGCCGCGTACCTTCCGTGACGAGCGGCAGATCGCGATGTGGCTGGAGTCGTTCCAAATGGCGCGCGCCGGCGATCCGTCCGCGGTGCTGCCTCAGTTGAGGACCGAGATCATGCCCAACCGCCTTGCCGCGTATCACGGCATGGACGTGCCCTGTCTGGTCATCGGCTTCGAGGACGACATCGTCTCGCCCGCGCACCTGGGCCGTGAGGTGGCGGACAGCATTCGCGGAGCGCGGTACGTCGAGATCGAACGGTGCGGTCACCTCGGTTACCTGGAGTCGCCGGACGAAGTGAACAAGCATCTCGTGGAGTTCTTTCGGGGCTGA
- a CDS encoding ABC transporter permease — MHETTLVFGYEFKRMLRNPVWVLIGLMQPVLWLLLFVPLLEELNTGTPKSADLKVFVPGVLTMLAIMSTLLVGYVFLGSLKDGVVERLAVTPVSRLALALGRILADVTGLLAQSFLVVLVACLMGFRADPLSVLLILGLMVLLGLSVASLSYALALNLREEASFSSIVNFVTLPLLLLSGMLVPLSFAPDWMRIVGNANPLYHAVEAVRSLAVDDRGSSDVVVGFLVLTVLTALTLTWAARSYRRVVP, encoded by the coding sequence ATGCATGAAACGACCCTGGTGTTCGGTTACGAGTTCAAGCGAATGCTCCGGAACCCGGTCTGGGTGCTCATCGGTCTGATGCAGCCCGTCCTGTGGTTGTTGCTTTTCGTCCCACTGCTCGAGGAGCTGAACACCGGCACCCCGAAGTCGGCCGATCTGAAGGTGTTCGTGCCCGGGGTACTCACCATGCTGGCCATCATGAGCACGCTGTTGGTCGGCTACGTCTTCCTCGGCTCGCTCAAGGACGGCGTTGTCGAGCGGCTCGCGGTGACACCGGTCAGCAGGCTCGCGCTCGCTCTCGGCCGGATCCTCGCGGATGTGACAGGCCTGCTCGCCCAGTCGTTCCTCGTCGTTCTCGTCGCCTGCCTGATGGGTTTCAGGGCGGATCCGCTCAGCGTGTTGCTCATCCTCGGGCTCATGGTCCTGCTCGGTCTGTCGGTGGCCTCCCTCTCGTACGCCCTGGCACTCAACCTCCGCGAGGAGGCCTCGTTCAGTTCGATCGTCAACTTCGTAACCCTGCCTCTGCTCCTGCTGTCCGGAATGCTGGTTCCCCTCTCCTTTGCGCCGGACTGGATGAGGATCGTCGGCAACGCCAATCCGCTGTACCACGCGGTGGAGGCGGTCCGATCGCTGGCCGTGGACGACCGTGGTTCCTCCGATGTGGTCGTGGGCTTTCTCGTGCTGACAGTGCTCACCGCCCTCACCTTGACCTGGGCGGCCCGCAGCTACCGACGCGTCGTCCCGTAA
- a CDS encoding ATP-binding cassette domain-containing protein, with protein MEIEAEGLRKIYPSKAGPVEALDGVDLRVARGKIFGFLGPNGAGKTTVIRILVTLSRPTSGTARVAGFDVVGQPRQVRSHIGYVSQAGGVDGGMTGRANLLLQARLQGMSKADAMARVGELAGRFSLEEVLDRPAATLSGGLSRRLALAMGLVHRPSVVFLDEPTLGLDPSARVELWQEIGALSAEGATVFLTTHYLEEADTLCDELAIIDHGRIVSQDSPAALKRQVADGEVVSVTVGHGHGGSDEVREEAEALPGVRRVWWEGDVLRVAVTDGSEAMPQLLRRLDAGPVSVRSVALSAPSLDDVFLHKTGRTLRGVDSAGNGSRGGHAGNAGDTRKEEGLEDSGNPDADQLQGA; from the coding sequence ATGGAAATTGAGGCTGAGGGTCTCAGGAAAATCTATCCGAGTAAAGCCGGTCCGGTCGAGGCTCTGGACGGCGTGGACCTGAGGGTGGCGCGGGGGAAAATATTCGGATTCCTGGGACCCAATGGGGCGGGCAAGACCACCGTGATACGCATTCTCGTTACCCTGTCGCGCCCCACATCCGGCACGGCGCGGGTCGCCGGCTTCGACGTGGTCGGCCAGCCGCGGCAGGTGCGGAGCCATATCGGCTACGTCAGCCAGGCCGGGGGTGTCGACGGCGGTATGACCGGCCGGGCGAACCTGCTTCTCCAGGCGCGGTTGCAGGGAATGAGCAAGGCGGACGCCATGGCCCGCGTCGGCGAACTCGCCGGGAGGTTTTCGCTGGAGGAGGTCCTCGACCGGCCTGCGGCGACGTTGTCGGGCGGGCTGTCCAGGCGACTGGCGCTGGCCATGGGTCTGGTCCACCGGCCTTCGGTCGTCTTTCTCGACGAGCCGACCTTGGGTCTCGACCCGAGTGCTCGTGTCGAGCTCTGGCAGGAGATCGGTGCGCTGAGCGCCGAGGGTGCCACTGTCTTCCTCACGACGCACTACCTGGAGGAGGCCGACACACTCTGTGACGAGCTCGCGATCATCGACCACGGCCGGATCGTCAGTCAGGACTCCCCTGCCGCGCTCAAACGGCAGGTCGCCGACGGGGAAGTTGTCAGCGTGACGGTCGGTCACGGCCATGGCGGTTCGGACGAAGTCCGAGAAGAGGCCGAGGCCCTGCCCGGCGTGCGGCGGGTGTGGTGGGAGGGCGACGTACTGCGCGTGGCTGTCACCGACGGAAGCGAGGCGATGCCGCAACTCCTCCGCCGCCTCGACGCGGGGCCGGTGAGCGTTCGATCGGTGGCGCTCAGCGCGCCGAGCCTGGACGACGTGTTCCTCCACAAGACCGGACGGACTCTGCGGGGCGTCGACAGCGCCGGGAACGGCTCGCGCGGCGGGCATGCGGGGAATGCCGGAGATACCCGTAAAGAAGAAGGCCTCGAAGACTCGGGGAACCCGGACGCCGATCAACTTCAGGGAGCGTGA